The following are encoded together in the Dama dama isolate Ldn47 chromosome 27, ASM3311817v1, whole genome shotgun sequence genome:
- the SIGLEC15 gene encoding sialic acid-binding Ig-like lectin 15, with product MEVSFRLLACLVCVVPMGSLVRTKRDTTGNLLNTEMNSAPAQRWSMQVPAEVRGTAGEATVLPCTFTHPHRHYDGPLTAIWRAGEPFAGPQVFRCAAARGSELCQTALSLHGRFRLLGNPRRNDLSLRIERLALADDGRYFCRVEFAGDVHDRYESRQGVRLRVTAAPRIVNISVLPGPGHAFHALCTAEGEPSPALTWSGPALGDGLTATRSPGHDPGHQVTAELPALAHDGRYTCTASNSLGRAEASVYLFRFHGASRAWTTALLLGALGLKALLLLGVLGVRAAAHHRLEHPVTPDAPPRPQAQESNYENLNQMSPRGPPAPVCSP from the exons GATCACTTGTGAGAACTAAGAGAGATACCACTGGGAACTTGCTCAACACAGAGATGAACA GTGCGCCCGCCCAGCGCTGGTCCATGCAGGTGCCGGCCGAGGTGAGAGGGACGGCGGGCGAGGCCACGGTGCTGCCCTGCACCTTCACGCACCCGCACCGCCACTACGACGGGCCGCTCACGGCCATCTGGCGCGCGGGCGAGCCGTTCGCCGGCCCGCAGGTGTTCCGCTGCGCCGCGGCGCGGGGCAGCGAGCTGTGCCAGACGGCGCTCAGCCTGCACGGCCGCTTCCGGCTGCTCGGCAACCCGCGCCGCAACGACCTGTCGCTGCGCATCGAGCGCCTCGCGCTGGCCGACGACGGCCGCTACTTCTGCCGCGTCGAGTTCGCGGGCGACGTCCACGACCGCTACGAGAGCCGCCAGGGCGTCCGGCTCCGCGTGACGG CCGCTCCACGGATCGTCAACATCTCTGTGCTGCCAGGCCCGGGGCACGCCTTCCACGCGCTCTGCACGGCTGAAGGGGAGCCATCACCCGCCCTCACCTGGTCCGGCCCGGCCCTGGGCGACGGCTTAACCGCCACTCGGAGCCCAGGTCATGATCCCGGCCACCAGGTGACCGCCGAGCTGCCCGCACTGGCCCACGACGGCCGCTACACGTGTACAGCCTCCAACAGCCTGGGCCGCGCGGAAGCCAGCGTCTACTTGTTTCGTTTCCACGGTGCATCCAGGGCCTGGACGACCGCCCTCCTGCTCGGCGCGCTCGGCCTTAAGGCGCTGCTGCTGCTCGGCGTTCTGGGCGTTAGGGCCGCTGCCCATCATCGCCTAG AGCACCCAGTCACCCCGGACGCTCCGCCAAG GCCTCAGGCTCAGGAGTCCAATTATGAAAATTTGAACCAGATGAGCCCCCGGGGCCCACCAGCACCTGTGTGTTCACCGTGA